The proteins below come from a single Candidatus Methylomirabilota bacterium genomic window:
- a CDS encoding peroxiredoxin — MTDEIYRLPPDLPVPVDDGACDHLPGAQVPSVRLQSTAGRWIDLADIAARPSVLFFYPRTGEAGKPAGPAWDAIPGARGCTPQSCGFRDLFREFGALGVVVYGVSTQETAYQREFVARHHVPFEILSDRDLSLTRGLRLPTFEYPVERGGPTTLIKRMAWYVERGRIERVWYPVFPPGRNAETVLGWLRERARLLPGARTAVGLA; from the coding sequence ATGACCGACGAGATCTACCGCCTCCCCCCGGACCTGCCCGTGCCGGTCGACGACGGCGCCTGCGACCATCTGCCCGGGGCGCAGGTGCCGTCGGTCCGGCTGCAGTCCACGGCCGGGCGGTGGATCGATCTCGCGGACATCGCGGCGCGGCCGAGCGTGTTGTTCTTCTACCCGCGCACCGGCGAGGCCGGGAAGCCGGCCGGACCGGCGTGGGACGCGATTCCAGGGGCCCGCGGCTGCACGCCACAGAGCTGCGGGTTCCGCGATCTGTTCCGGGAGTTCGGCGCGCTGGGGGTCGTCGTCTACGGGGTCAGCACCCAGGAAACGGCGTACCAGCGCGAGTTCGTCGCTCGCCACCACGTGCCCTTCGAGATCCTGAGCGACCGCGATCTCTCGCTGACCCGCGGTCTGCGCCTGCCGACGTTCGAGTACCCCGTCGAGCGAGGAGGCCCGACGACCCTCATCAAACGAATGGCCTGGTACGTGGAGCGGGGGCGCATCGAGCGCGTCTGGTATCCGGTCTTCCCGCCGGGCCGGAACGCGGAGACCGTGCTCGGGTGGCTCCGCGAGCGCGCCCGCCTCTTGCCGGGGGCGCGCACGGCGGTGGGGCTCGCATGA